The genomic DNA TTAATTGGAAATAGACGCGGTAAAAATGCGATTTGATGAACTGTTCCTACACTTATTACCTTCATCTTCTTTACCTCCATAAAAAAGAGCTGTTTACACATACATATGTAAAACAGCTTTATTCAAGAATTCAGCAATAAAAAACCAGTAGCCAATCGGCTACTGGTTCTCTTTCATCTATTAAACTGTATAACGCTCATCTTCTAAAATTTTCGCAGCGATTTCACGTTTCTTCGGAATTACGTTAAGTGGTGTGTGGCGAGTTAATTTACGTAATGATGATAACATCATGCGCAGCATGTCGCCGTTTTCAACTGCGATAAGTGTTTCTTTCGCATCTGCTTCGATTTCGTTAAATGCTTCTTGGCAGAATACTTCAGTGTATAACACTTTTTGTTTATTCTTTTCAAGACCAGTTGTTTTGATTGCTTTTTCTGTACGAAGAACAGCTGATTCCATTGCGTATAGATTGCTTACAATGTCAGCGATATTCACAAGAATTTCTTGCTCTTTATCTAATGCTTTACCGTATTTTTGAGCAGCTAATCCAGCTACCATTAAGCCGATTTTCTTCGCGTTAGTTACTAAATATTTTTGAAGTGCTAATGGCTCATCGCCTACTTCTTCTGGCATCATCATCATTAACTCTTCTTGTAATTTTTGTGCTTTTTGAAGAAGTGGTAATTCACCTTTCATCGCTTTACGTAAGAACGTACCTGGTACGATTAGGCGATTAATTTCGTTCGTTCCTTCGAAAATACGGTTAATACGAGAATCACGGTACATTCTTTCAATCTCGTACTCTGCCATAAACCCGTAACCACCGTGAATTTGAACACCTTCATCTACTGTATAGTCTAATACTTCAGAACCGAATACTTTGTTTAAAGAGCACTCGATTGCATATTCAGCGATAGAAGCTGCTACTGCTTTACCGTCTTTTACTTCTTCTTCAGATAATGTGCTCATGCGGCTTTCGAATAAACCTACTGTACGATATACAGAGCTTTCAGCTGCATATGTTTTTGCTGCCATATTCGCAAGTTTCTCTTGAATTAATGGGAAGCGAGCGATTGGTTGCTTGAACTGTTGACGTTGGTTTGCATATTGTGCTGAAATTTCTACTGCACGTTTCGCAGATCCAACTGTACCAACACCTAATTTATAACGGCCGATATTTAAAATGTTGAAAGCGATAATATGACCTTTACCGATTTCACCAAGTAAGTTTTCTTTCGGTACTAATGCATCTTCTAAAATTAACGTACGAGTTGAAGAACATTTAATACCCATTTTCTTTTCTTCTGGGCTTGTAGATACGCCAGCATATTCTTTCTCTACGATAAATGCTGAGAAGTGCTCTCCATCAATTTTTGCATACACGATAAATACGTCAGCGAATGCAGAGTTTGTAATCCATTGTTTTTCACCATTTAATACATAATGTGTACCTTCTGCATTTAAACGTGCAGTTGTTTTTGCACCTAATGCGTCAGATCCTGAACCTGGCTCTGTTAATGCGTATGCAGCTAATTTCTCACCAGTTGCAAGTAATGGTAAATACTTTTTCTTTTGCTCTTCGTTACCGAATAATACGATTGGTAACGATCCGATACCTACGTGAGCACCGTGAGTAATTGCAAAGCCGCCAGCGCGAGAGAATTTCTCTGCGATTAACGCTGAGCTTACTTTATCAAGACCAATTCCGCCGTACTCTTCTGGTACGTCAGCGCCTAATAAACCAAGCTCCCCAGCTTCTTTTAAAAGACGAACAGAACGATCAAACTCATGTTGTTCTAAATATTCAAGCTCTGGAAGAACTTCATTTACGATAAAGTCCTCTGTCGTTTTTGCAATCATTTTATGCTCAGATGAAAAATCTTCTGGCGTAAACACTTGATCAATCGTAATCTCATCAACTAAAAAGCTACCGCCTTTAACCGCATTTCCTACTGTTTTTTCCATGAAAATTTCCTCCTTCATATTTTCATGAGCCGCTTCTCTCTTTTTGAAAGAAGCTGGCTCTCAATTTTATTTTTTATAAACCTTGGTTGCTTCCATTCTTTGCTTTAGCGTCGTCTCGTTCTGAGCGAACCGCTTCCACTTTTTTTATAGTAATTCAAACACTCCCGCTGCTCCCATTCCGCCGCCAATACACATTGTTACGATACCGAATTGTTCGTTGCGGCGTTTCATTTCGTGAATAAGAGATAGTGTTAGTTTTGCTCCTGTACAGCCAAGTGGATGTCCAAGTGCGATTGCACCACCGTTTACGTTTACTTTTTCTTCATCTAAACCAAGTTCACGAATAACTTGGATCGATTGAGAAGCAAATGCTTCGTTTAGTTCGAATAAGCCAATATCAGATAGCTCTAAGCCAGCTAGTTTTAACGCTTTTGGAATTGCAGCGATTGGGCCGATTCCCATTACTTCTGGTGGTACGCCAGCTACTGCAAATGAACGGAATTTCGCAAGCGGCTTCATGCCATCGCTCACTGCTTTTTCACGATCCATTAATAGTACAGATGCTGCACCGTCACTCATTTGTGAAGAGTTACCAGCTGTTACAGAACCGCGAACGTTAAATGCTGGACGTAATTTACCTAAAATGTCTAGCGACGTTTCTGCTCTCACACCTTCGTCTTGTGCGAAAATGATTGTTTCTTCTTGCAGTTTATTGTTTGATCCAACAGTACGTAACGTCACATCTACAGATACTGTTTCATCAGCGAAGTTACCTGCCGCTAATGCTTTCGCAGCGCGTTGATGACTTCTTACTGCAAATGCATCTTGCTCTTCACGAGAAATTCCATATTTCACAGCAACTTGCTCTGCTGTATGTCCCATACCCATATAATATTCTGGAGCTGCTTCTACAAGGCGACTATTCGGACGAACAACGTGTCCCATCATTGGAACTAAACTCATTGATTCTGCCCCGCCTGATAATACAGCTTCAGAGTGACCAAGCATAATACGCTCTGCTCCGTAAGCGATACTTTGTAAACCTGAAGAACAGTAGCGGTTAATCGTAATAGCTGGAACATCGTAAGAAAGTCCTGCTAATCCGCCGATATTACGAGCCATATTTAAACCTTGCTCTGCTTCTGGCATCGCACAACCGAAAATTAAATCATCGATTGGTCCTTCATAATTCGCACGCTTTAATGTTTCCTTTACTACTAATGCCCCTAGATCGTCAGGACGAACTGTTTTTAATGAACCCCTCTTTGCTTTTCCAATTGGTGTTCTTGCTCCCGCAACAATGACAGCTTCTCTCATGAACGATATCTCCCCTCGTTATTAGTTACGTAATGGCTTTCCTTTTACAAGCATGTGCTGCATTCTTGCTTGTGATTTCATCTCACTTACTAAGCTAATAAATGCTTCACGTTCTACATCTAATAAATACTGCTCATCAACTTCTGTTCCGTACGGCACTTTTCCGCCCGCGATGACATATGCAAGTTTCTTCGCAATGTGAAGATCATGTTCAGAAATGTAACCTGATAAATGCATTGCTTCTGCACCAAGTACAAGAGTTGCATATCCTGTTTCACCAACAACTGGTATCTTTTTACGAATCGGCGCTTTATAGCCAGCTTCATATAAAGCAAGTGCTTTTTGTTTCGCATCATATAGTAAGTGATCACCATTCACACTAATACCGTCTTTATCGCCTAAGAAGTTGTTCGATACAGCTTCTTGTGCTGATGTAGAAACTTTCGCCATCGCTACAGATTCGAACACTTTATTCGCAACTTTTTGCAGGTCAAACTCTACACCGTTTGGCATTTTATTTAAGTGTTTAATGTATAGCTCTTTATTACCGCCTCCGCCAGGAATTAAACCAACACCAACTTCTACTAAGCCCATATACGTTTCACTAGAAGCTTGAATGCTAGCTGCTGGTAAGCAAACTTCTGTACCTCCGCCAAGCGTCATACCATATGGTGCTGCTACAACTGGCTTAGAAGAGTACTTAATTTTCGTCATTGCATCTTGGAAGTTTTTCACAACCAACTCAATTTCAAAGTAATTGTCGTCTTGTGCTTCCATTAAGATCATTGCTAGGTTCGCACCAACGCAGAAGTTCTTCGATTGGTTACCGATAACAAGACCTTTATAATTCTTTTCTACTTCATCAACAGCGTAGTTAATCATTTGCGTAATATCCATACCAATTGCATTGCTCTTCGAATGGAATTCTAAGCAAAGGATACCGTCACCTAAATCAATTAAGCTCGCTCCGCTATTTTTCTTTAATACGCCATTTTTCGCTTTTAATTGCTTAAGAGAAATTGCCTTTTTATTACGTTCGATTCGCTTATATTCGCCATTATCGTAATAGTAGCTATCTCCGTTATCATGTTTGTAGAAAGTAGTGAAACCTTTCTCTAACATTTCTTTCACCCAAGTAGGAACAACTACGCCGTTTTCTTCCATCTTTTGAACAGATTTTTCAACACCAATTGCATCCCACACTTCAAATGGCCCTTGCTCCCAGCCGAAGCCCCACTTCATCGCTTGGTCAATTGCAACGATATCGTCAGCAATCTCTTTATGAAGTTTTGCAGAGTATAAAAGAGTTGGTGTAATGATGTTCCATAACAACTCTCCTGCACGGTCTTTCGCGTATACAAGCGCTTTCAATTTATTCGCTAATCCTTTTTCTTGTTTACTTAACTCTACGGATGCAGCTTTTAATTTTTTACGCGCTTCGTATTCCATCGTTTCAGGATTTAATTCTAAAATTTCTTTTCCTTGTTTTAAGAAGAAGCCTTGACCCGTTTTACTTCCAAGCCATTTTTTCTCAAGCATGTCATGCATGAAAGCTGGTACTTTAAATACATCACGCTCTTCTTCTTGTACGTTTTCATATACGTTATTTGCAACGTGTACGAATGTATCTAAACCGACAACATCTAATGTACGGAACGTCGCGCTCTTCGGACGACCAATAAGTGGGCCTGTTACAGAATCAACTTCCCCAATGCTATAGCCGCGTTTTATCATCTCTTGAAGAGTTACTAATAAACCGTACGTACCGATGCGGTTTCCAATAAAGTTTGGTGTGTCTTTTGCGATAACAACGCCTTTTCCAAGAACGTCTTCGCCAAATAGTTTCATGAAGCTTAATACTTGTGGATCTGTTTCTTTCGTCGGTATTACCTCTAGAAGTTTTAAATATCGTGGTGGGTTAAAAAAGTGTGTGCCTAAGAAGTGTTTCTGGAAGTCGTCTGAACGACCTTCTGCCATTTTTTCAACTGAGATGCCTGACGTATTCGAGCTTACAATAGAACCCGGTTTACGAACAGCGTCTACTTTTTCAAATAATTTCTTTTTAATATCTAAGTTTTCAACTACTACTTCAATAATCCAATCTACATCAGCTAGACGCTCAAGATCATCTTCTAAGTTACCTGCTTCAATCAGTGCTAAATTTCCTTTCACTGTCAGAGGAGCTGGTTTTTGCTTTAATAATTTTTGCACAGCCGTATTACTAAAACGATTTCTCACACTTTTATGTTCTAATGTAAGTCCCTTCGCTTCCTCTTCTTTTGTTAGCGCAGGTGGTACAATATCAAGCAATAATGTCGGAATACCAATATTAGCTAAGTGTGCCGCAATCCCTGAACCCATTACGCCTGAACCTAGAACAGCAGCCTTTTTAATTTGGAACATCCAATTCTCCCCCTATTCTTGAATGAATGCTCATTCAATTTTTCGACATAAGTCGCAATCAATGAGTGAGCCTCTACTAATAAATATATGATACTGTTTAAATTTTCGCAATATATTTATTGATAAAATTTTCTGAAATAAATATTTTTCTTTCATTTGGCTATGCTATACATGTGTATTTTCTTTGTTTAAATGCACTTTTCCTTTTTATAATCTGACGAAACTGGAGGAATATATATGGCAAAACTTAAGAAGAACCCTTCTAAGGCTGGAATTAGTGCAGCTAGTGTAACTGGAAATGCAGGTCCGCATAATCACGGTGTTGAAAAAGGACGCCAAGGTAATAATCAACAATATAAGAAGCATAATATGGGCGAAAAATAACGCTATATTTTTGGGCAGAGAACGTGGCATAATGATTAATGGCTGCTTTTTCTGCCCAATTTATTTGTACATATGGAAAACAAAAGAGGGAACGATGATGAAACGAACAATAGTTATGATTGTAATGATTGCTACACTATTTACAGGGATGATTTTCTTCTCTTATGCACAGAGGCAACAAGCTGTAAGAGCTGATCAACCTAAGATTACTGGGCAATATGGCGTTACAATCGATGCAGACACAGGTGAAATTTTGTATGGGAAACGCGAAGACGAACGTTCTTATCCGGCTAGTATAGCCAAAATGATGACAACCCTTCTTTTACTAGAGAATGTAAAAGAAGATGAAGAAATTACAGTTACAGAAAACGCAATTAAAACAGAAAGTCAAAGTAAGAAAATTAAACTTCGTGCTGGGGAAAAATTAAAGCGTGATGAGGCATTAAAACTTATGCTTATCATTAGTGCAGATCCAATAGCTGAATCAATTGCAGAACATATCGCAGGATCAAAAAATGAATTTGTGAAGATGATGAATGCTAGAGCGAAGGAACTTGGTACAAAGCATGCGACTTTCAAGAATGCAAGTGGTGCTGATGCAATTGGGAATAAAGTATCACCATATGACATTGCTATTATTACGAAAGAAGCATTAAAGTATCCAGTTGTTTTAGAATATATGAATTCAACACGTACAACTCTACATACTTCAGAACGCTCTCCAAACATCGCAAACTATGGACGAGAAGAACTATATGACGATCCATATGCGATTGGAAGTAAAAGTGGTCTATCGGCACTTGGCAAATATACAGTCGTAACAGTCGATGAAAAAGACGGTAAACGCGTCATTAACGTCGTATTATCTTCTACTCGCGCGCAACTATATCCTGATACGAAGAAAATGGCACATTATGCATTTCAGCAATTAAAATAACCAAGGAGTATTTTCTCCTTGGTTATTTTTTAACCATACCTTTTAATACGAACGCAACGTTTGCTGGACGCTCTGCTAGACGACGCATGAAGTAGCCATACCAGTCGTTTCCATAAGGTACGTAAACACGCATTTTGTAACCTTCTTTTACTAGCTCAAGTTGACGCTCATTACGAATACCATATAACATTTGGAATTCAAATTGATCCCTTGGAATGTTGTGTTCTTCAGCAAGTTTTTTTGTATATTCAATAATCGCTTCATCATGTGAAGCAATTGCAGTATAATTTCCATTTAATAAGTGCATTTTAATAATTTTTTTATAATTGTCATCTACATCTTTCTTATCCGGGAACGCCACTTCTTCAGGTTCTTTATAAGCACCTTTTACAAGACGTAAATTAGGATTATAAGCATTTAAATCTTCAATATCTTTTTCTGTACGATATAGGTAAGCTTGAATAACAGTACCAATATTATCGTATTCAGATTTTAATTGTTTAAAGATATCAATTGTTTTACCACAGCGTGTATAGTCTTCCATATCAATGGTAACGAACACACCATTTTCTTTTGCAGCTTCTAAAATACGGCGCATATTGTTCATTACGATTTCATCAGAGATATCTAATCCCATAGAAGTCATCTTTAAAGAAAGCTGCGAATCAAGACCTTCTCTTCCAATTGCACGGATCGCTTCAATCGATTGGTTAGCCATTTCATTTGCTTCCGCTTCATTATCAACGAATTCACCTAAATAATCGATTGTTACACAAAGACCTTGCTTATTTAATGCCTGAATGGCAGCTGTCGCTAATTCAATCGTCTCCCCTGCGACGAAGCGACCTGCACCAAAGCGTAAACCGTACTTTTTAGCCAGTTTTGTTAGCGCTTTATTTTTAGATAAGAAAAGAAACGAATTTCGCATTAATTGTTCCATGTAATTCACCCCTATGACTGTAATTTATCTGTTTTTTACCCCTCTTCAAAATTATATCACTGTTTAAAATTATTGGATACAAATAATTATTTAGATAATTTATAAAATACTATAAAAACATTTAAAAACCTATATTCTCGCATGCAAATATGAAGGGAATATTTTTCGACATTTAGAAAAAACGGGTTTACTAGGGCAAAAATAGGCATACCGAAAATATTCGACATGCCTATAAAACCCTTAATATTCCATGTAAATTATATAAGGATATTAATAAGAAAAACTTAAAGTAGCATCACCTAAGTTTTTTAATTCTCATTTCGCTTCTCCTCATTCAGCCTTTTAATATCCGTAATTAACTGTACCATCTCTTCTTTCGCATCTGGATAAGTTTCATTCCAATGCTTCACTAAAGCTGGCATCGTCTTCGCTATGTAAGAATAAAGTGCCCACTTCTTTACCTGTTCTTTTCGCTCTTCATTACTCTCGCCAAGTAACAGCTCAGTGTATTTCTCTAGTAAACCGTCAAACTGCTCGTTAAACTTTTCACTCATTTTATTTACCTCCTATATGAAAAAAGCAGCGAAGATCGCTGCTTTTTCTTATAATTTTGATCGGACAGAGTTTAATTTTTTCTCCATTGTGCTTACTTTATCACGACGATCATCAATACGAATCGTTGTTGCAACACGCTGTGCACCTTTCGTATATGGAACTTCATGCATTTGTTGAATTACTTCTAGAATGACAGGAAGATCTCCTTCAATAATTGTATTCATCGGTGTTAATTGATACTTCACGCGATCCGCATTTTTCTCTAGCACCTTTTGTACTTCTGCTACATATTCACTAACACTTGGATTACCTGTTCCTACCGGAATAATCGATACGTCAACAATTGCCATAGTAGTCTTCCTCCTATAATCGCTTCTTATATATCCATTGTCTATTTTACCGAAATCCTCATCATTTTACTAATATGTTACTCTTCCACTTTAAACTGCTCAACTAATCTTTCTAAATCTTTCATATGCTCTGTCAAACTTTCCATCGTGTGGGCTACCTTTTCTAGATGATTAACCTGTGATTCAGTTGCAGCATGTACCTCTTCAGAAACAGCTGCACTTTCTTGACTCGTACCAGCAATTGTATGCATTACCGCTGTAATTTCTCCTTGCTCGTAACCTATGTTATGTACCTCTTCTACAATTTTTTCAACTGAAGTACTAATCGTATTTACAACTGACATAATTGTGCGGAACTCCATTTCTGCCTCTGTCGTCACTTTATTTTGCACATCTGCAATGTCTTTCAATTTACTTACAACTTCTACAACCCTTTTTACTTCTAATTGCACATCACCAATCATCGTTGTGATTTCTCCTGTTGCCTCTTTTGATTGTTCCGCTAATTTCCGAACCTCTTCAGCAACAACCGCAAATCCCTTACCTTGCTCACCTGCACGGGCAGCTTCAATCGAGGCATTTAAAGCAAGTAAATTTGTTTGATCCGAAATACCTTTTATAAGCTCAACAACATTTTGAATCGATCCAACTCTTTGTTCTAACTTATCCGATGCTTCTTCTGTATGAACAACAATCGAAGATGATTGTCCCCTCGTACGGACTAAGTTCCTCATTGTATTTAATCCTTGCTTAGATGCCTCTTCCGCTTTGCCAGTCACTCCTTTTATTTCACCAACGGAGCTATTCATTTGTTCCACTGACTCTGCCATATTCTCGAGCTGAGCTGAAACTTCATCCACACTATTCGCAAGAGTAGAAGCTCCCCCGCTCACATCATCCATTGCTCCGGAAACTTCTCTACTAGCCGCTACTGTTTCGTTCGTTAAATAATGTAAACTATTCGTTGATTGTTGCACTGTTGATACGCTGTTTTTAATTTTACTTACCATTTCATTCATTTGTTCAACCATATCATTAAAGTGCTTCGTCAACTCTCCAACTTCATCTTTACTTGTCACCTTCATTCGCAGCGTTAAATCCCCTTCTGCTACTTTTTGAACGTGATTCTTTAATAATTGCAGTGGTCTTGCTAATCTTCTTGAGAACAAGTAGGAAGCTACGATTCCAACTAATAAACTAATACACGCCATCATAATGACTGTATTTCTCGTACTATTTAATAGCCCATCGATCGTTTCTTTCGGATAAAAGATTCCTATCGTCCATTTCATCGTATCAAATGATTGACTATAAACAACTACATCTTCACCTTTTATTGTAGTGACCGCATATTTTGTTACCTCTTTATTTAAGCTCTTTATAAGTGGCTCTTTAGAAACATCTTTCCCTATCTTTTCTGGATAAACAAGAGCCATATTTTTATCATTTATAATAAACATTTCTCCGTCATTATTATATTGAATATTGTGAAGCAACTTCTGAATCGTCCCAAGCGATACATCCATCGCAACAACGCCTAATACAGATCCATCTTGAGCTGTAATTGCTTTAGAAACACCTACACTTAACTTTCCTGTTGCAATTTCATAAGAAGGTTGTCCCCAATGGACCTTTTTTACATCAGCCTCTGAATCTTTATACCATGGTCTTGTCGTTGGATCATATCCTTCTGGCACTTGCCCACCTTCAGCAAGATTGGCACTTAATGTTTTTTTATCTTTCGTACCAATATATAAATCTAAAATACCAGGATGATTCTTTTTATACTCCGCAAACTCTTTCGTTAAAAACGCTTCCTCTTCTGGAGTAACCCCACCTTGAAGTATATTACGAATCATCTCACTGTTCGCGTAATACCCCATATCTTCATCCGTTCTTTGAACAAATGTCGTAAGTTGCTCTGTCACAAGATCCATCGCATTTTGAGAATACTCGTCTAAGGAACGCACTTCCTTTTCTTTCTGTAATTGATACACAGCTGTACCCAATATTACGAACATCATAGAAATAAGTACTGAAAACACTACCGCAATTTTTAAACGTAAACTTCTTAACATCTTCCCCCCAGCATCCCCTTCGCATTAAATTGAAATATCATTAATCATTATATTAAGTATAATAGATAAAATTAAAAAATTGAAATTAATTCTCACCTTAATACAATTAGAAAACGGACTACCACTTGTGCAAAAACAAATAGTTCATTATCCTTAAAATATAATCTCATTCGTTCGGAGGGAACTATGTTACAAAAATTCGGTTTCTCACAATATGAAAGCCAAGCTTATGAAGTTGTCGTATCAAGCAATGAACCATTAGATGCTACAACAATTGTGAAGCATTCAGGTGTTCCAAAAGCAAAAATATATGAAGTACTAGCACGCCTAATCGATAAAGGAATGGTAATGGATTCTGTTTCAGAAAAGAAAAAATTGTATACAGCATTACCACTAAAGCTAGCAATTGAAAAATTAACGACAGAATTTCAATCAAATATTAAGGAACTGGAAACAAATATATCAAAAAAATCATTTACAGATGACCGTGTTTGGAGCTTAAAGATGCAATCTTCTATTCGAGTTCAAAGTAAAGAACTCATTGAAAGTGCAAAAGAATCAATCCGTATTTCAGCTTGGAATGATACTCTTTTAGAATATCTTCCTTTACTAGAACAAAAAGCAAAACAAGGTGTTCAAATTGAATCCCTTATTGTTGGAGAAGTAGAAACAGACTTAGAAAACATGCATTTTCTAATCCCAGCTGAAGAGCCTAATGCATTAGAGCGCTACTTGCTACTCATCGTTGACGATCGTGAAATTTTATTTGCTGGCGTAGAACAAGAGTCATGGCAAGCGATGAAAACAATGTCACAACCTTTCGTAAAGTTCTTTACAGAATTTTTCTATCACGACGTTGCACTTGCAAAGATTACTCAAAAACACCATGATCTCTTTATGGAAGATGAGGAAATTAAGAGTTTGTTGATGAAGTTAAGATACTAATTAAATAATAAACAGGAGTCTAGTTTTTCACTTAGACTCCTTTTCGTTTTGTTCCTTTATCTCCATCAACAGCTCAATGATTTTCTCATTTTGCTCTACCTGTTTCTCTGAATTTTT from Bacillus cereus G9842 includes the following:
- a CDS encoding acyl-CoA dehydrogenase family protein, whose protein sequence is MEKTVGNAVKGGSFLVDEITIDQVFTPEDFSSEHKMIAKTTEDFIVNEVLPELEYLEQHEFDRSVRLLKEAGELGLLGADVPEEYGGIGLDKVSSALIAEKFSRAGGFAITHGAHVGIGSLPIVLFGNEEQKKKYLPLLATGEKLAAYALTEPGSGSDALGAKTTARLNAEGTHYVLNGEKQWITNSAFADVFIVYAKIDGEHFSAFIVEKEYAGVSTSPEEKKMGIKCSSTRTLILEDALVPKENLLGEIGKGHIIAFNILNIGRYKLGVGTVGSAKRAVEISAQYANQRQQFKQPIARFPLIQEKLANMAAKTYAAESSVYRTVGLFESRMSTLSEEEVKDGKAVAASIAEYAIECSLNKVFGSEVLDYTVDEGVQIHGGYGFMAEYEIERMYRDSRINRIFEGTNEINRLIVPGTFLRKAMKGELPLLQKAQKLQEELMMMMPEEVGDEPLALQKYLVTNAKKIGLMVAGLAAQKYGKALDKEQEILVNIADIVSNLYAMESAVLRTEKAIKTTGLEKNKQKVLYTEVFCQEAFNEIEADAKETLIAVENGDMLRMMLSSLRKLTRHTPLNVIPKKREIAAKILEDERYTV
- a CDS encoding acetyl-CoA C-acetyltransferase; translated protein: MREAVIVAGARTPIGKAKRGSLKTVRPDDLGALVVKETLKRANYEGPIDDLIFGCAMPEAEQGLNMARNIGGLAGLSYDVPAITINRYCSSGLQSIAYGAERIMLGHSEAVLSGGAESMSLVPMMGHVVRPNSRLVEAAPEYYMGMGHTAEQVAVKYGISREEQDAFAVRSHQRAAKALAAGNFADETVSVDVTLRTVGSNNKLQEETIIFAQDEGVRAETSLDILGKLRPAFNVRGSVTAGNSSQMSDGAASVLLMDREKAVSDGMKPLAKFRSFAVAGVPPEVMGIGPIAAIPKALKLAGLELSDIGLFELNEAFASQSIQVIRELGLDEEKVNVNGGAIALGHPLGCTGAKLTLSLIHEMKRRNEQFGIVTMCIGGGMGAAGVFELL
- a CDS encoding 3-hydroxyacyl-CoA dehydrogenase/enoyl-CoA hydratase family protein codes for the protein MFQIKKAAVLGSGVMGSGIAAHLANIGIPTLLLDIVPPALTKEEEAKGLTLEHKSVRNRFSNTAVQKLLKQKPAPLTVKGNLALIEAGNLEDDLERLADVDWIIEVVVENLDIKKKLFEKVDAVRKPGSIVSSNTSGISVEKMAEGRSDDFQKHFLGTHFFNPPRYLKLLEVIPTKETDPQVLSFMKLFGEDVLGKGVVIAKDTPNFIGNRIGTYGLLVTLQEMIKRGYSIGEVDSVTGPLIGRPKSATFRTLDVVGLDTFVHVANNVYENVQEEERDVFKVPAFMHDMLEKKWLGSKTGQGFFLKQGKEILELNPETMEYEARKKLKAASVELSKQEKGLANKLKALVYAKDRAGELLWNIITPTLLYSAKLHKEIADDIVAIDQAMKWGFGWEQGPFEVWDAIGVEKSVQKMEENGVVVPTWVKEMLEKGFTTFYKHDNGDSYYYDNGEYKRIERNKKAISLKQLKAKNGVLKKNSGASLIDLGDGILCLEFHSKSNAIGMDITQMINYAVDEVEKNYKGLVIGNQSKNFCVGANLAMILMEAQDDNYFEIELVVKNFQDAMTKIKYSSKPVVAAPYGMTLGGGTEVCLPAASIQASSETYMGLVEVGVGLIPGGGGNKELYIKHLNKMPNGVEFDLQKVANKVFESVAMAKVSTSAQEAVSNNFLGDKDGISVNGDHLLYDAKQKALALYEAGYKAPIRKKIPVVGETGYATLVLGAEAMHLSGYISEHDLHIAKKLAYVIAGGKVPYGTEVDEQYLLDVEREAFISLVSEMKSQARMQHMLVKGKPLRN
- a CDS encoding YuzL family protein, which translates into the protein MAKLKKNPSKAGISAASVTGNAGPHNHGVEKGRQGNNQQYKKHNMGEK
- a CDS encoding D-alanyl-D-alanine carboxypeptidase family protein codes for the protein MKRTIVMIVMIATLFTGMIFFSYAQRQQAVRADQPKITGQYGVTIDADTGEILYGKREDERSYPASIAKMMTTLLLLENVKEDEEITVTENAIKTESQSKKIKLRAGEKLKRDEALKLMLIISADPIAESIAEHIAGSKNEFVKMMNARAKELGTKHATFKNASGADAIGNKVSPYDIAIITKEALKYPVVLEYMNSTRTTLHTSERSPNIANYGREELYDDPYAIGSKSGLSALGKYTVVTVDEKDGKRVINVVLSSTRAQLYPDTKKMAHYAFQQLK
- a CDS encoding proline dehydrogenase family protein gives rise to the protein MEQLMRNSFLFLSKNKALTKLAKKYGLRFGAGRFVAGETIELATAAIQALNKQGLCVTIDYLGEFVDNEAEANEMANQSIEAIRAIGREGLDSQLSLKMTSMGLDISDEIVMNNMRRILEAAKENGVFVTIDMEDYTRCGKTIDIFKQLKSEYDNIGTVIQAYLYRTEKDIEDLNAYNPNLRLVKGAYKEPEEVAFPDKKDVDDNYKKIIKMHLLNGNYTAIASHDEAIIEYTKKLAEEHNIPRDQFEFQMLYGIRNERQLELVKEGYKMRVYVPYGNDWYGYFMRRLAERPANVAFVLKGMVKK
- a CDS encoding YusU family protein, which codes for MSEKFNEQFDGLLEKYTELLLGESNEERKEQVKKWALYSYIAKTMPALVKHWNETYPDAKEEMVQLITDIKRLNEEKRNEN
- a CDS encoding MTH1187 family thiamine-binding protein, which codes for MAIVDVSIIPVGTGNPSVSEYVAEVQKVLEKNADRVKYQLTPMNTIIEGDLPVILEVIQQMHEVPYTKGAQRVATTIRIDDRRDKVSTMEKKLNSVRSKL
- a CDS encoding methyl-accepting chemotaxis protein — translated: MLRSLRLKIAVVFSVLISMMFVILGTAVYQLQKEKEVRSLDEYSQNAMDLVTEQLTTFVQRTDEDMGYYANSEMIRNILQGGVTPEEEAFLTKEFAEYKKNHPGILDLYIGTKDKKTLSANLAEGGQVPEGYDPTTRPWYKDSEADVKKVHWGQPSYEIATGKLSVGVSKAITAQDGSVLGVVAMDVSLGTIQKLLHNIQYNNDGEMFIINDKNMALVYPEKIGKDVSKEPLIKSLNKEVTKYAVTTIKGEDVVVYSQSFDTMKWTIGIFYPKETIDGLLNSTRNTVIMMACISLLVGIVASYLFSRRLARPLQLLKNHVQKVAEGDLTLRMKVTSKDEVGELTKHFNDMVEQMNEMVSKIKNSVSTVQQSTNSLHYLTNETVAASREVSGAMDDVSGGASTLANSVDEVSAQLENMAESVEQMNSSVGEIKGVTGKAEEASKQGLNTMRNLVRTRGQSSSIVVHTEEASDKLEQRVGSIQNVVELIKGISDQTNLLALNASIEAARAGEQGKGFAVVAEEVRKLAEQSKEATGEITTMIGDVQLEVKRVVEVVSKLKDIADVQNKVTTEAEMEFRTIMSVVNTISTSVEKIVEEVHNIGYEQGEITAVMHTIAGTSQESAAVSEEVHAATESQVNHLEKVAHTMESLTEHMKDLERLVEQFKVEE